A portion of the Dehalococcoidales bacterium genome contains these proteins:
- a CDS encoding cbb3-type cytochrome c oxidase subunit I yields the protein MATETKTFESDKTAFRTCSVTGFRVHLPAQRLILANAVAAVVFLLIGLVMAILIALTRWEAVHLLPADLYYRFTSIHGTDMLVLWIVFFEVAGLYFGGAVMLNARLILPRLAWLAYALMVAGAVMVNVVMFTGGADVMFTAYVPLKAHPAFYLGVILFAVGALIAVGLFLANIIVAKRERAFTGSVPLVTYGLIAAAVIAVYTLLSGAITFVPAFFWSIGLIPDYDPALYRVLFWAFGHPAQQINLAAMVAVWYALGALTVGAKPVNEKLSRVAFLLYILFINLGSVHHLMVDPGLSQHNRIFNTSYFIYLAVVASMIHAYSIPAGVEVAQRAKGYVKGIFQWLVRAPWKEPGFAALAVSLVIFGFIGGTSGVIQGTLQLNLIAHNTLRIPGHFHATVVGGTTLAFMGLAYYLVPLMASRQLVGLKWAKVQPYIFGAGITLLSLGMMWSGILGVPRRTWDISPEGAALAAPAYEGAQFTTAILGMGGSIATIGGIIFVLIMVLTLLNGKKMERAR from the coding sequence ATGGCAACAGAGACCAAGACTTTTGAAAGTGATAAAACTGCGTTCAGAACCTGCTCGGTCACCGGTTTCAGGGTCCATTTACCGGCGCAACGCTTGATCCTCGCCAACGCGGTGGCCGCCGTTGTTTTCCTGCTCATCGGGCTGGTGATGGCCATCCTCATCGCCCTGACCCGGTGGGAAGCGGTACATCTGTTGCCGGCTGACCTCTATTACCGGTTCACCTCCATCCACGGTACTGATATGCTGGTGCTGTGGATTGTCTTCTTTGAGGTGGCCGGTCTCTACTTTGGTGGAGCTGTCATGCTCAATGCCCGCCTAATACTTCCCCGCCTGGCCTGGCTGGCTTATGCCCTGATGGTAGCTGGCGCTGTCATGGTCAACGTTGTGATGTTCACCGGCGGCGCGGATGTTATGTTCACCGCTTACGTGCCCCTTAAAGCACATCCGGCATTCTACCTGGGTGTAATTCTCTTCGCCGTCGGGGCACTGATTGCGGTGGGGCTGTTCCTGGCTAATATAATAGTCGCCAAGCGGGAAAGGGCGTTTACCGGGTCGGTTCCGCTGGTGACCTACGGTCTCATCGCCGCCGCGGTAATCGCCGTGTATACCCTCCTGAGCGGTGCTATCACCTTTGTCCCGGCTTTCTTCTGGTCCATCGGGCTTATCCCTGACTATGACCCGGCGCTTTACCGCGTTCTTTTCTGGGCATTCGGGCACCCGGCGCAGCAGATAAACCTGGCGGCAATGGTCGCTGTCTGGTATGCGTTGGGGGCATTGACAGTTGGCGCCAAGCCGGTGAATGAAAAACTGAGCCGGGTTGCCTTCTTACTCTATATTCTGTTCATCAACCTGGGCTCTGTTCACCACCTTATGGTCGACCCGGGCCTCAGTCAGCACAACCGTATCTTCAATACCAGCTACTTCATCTATCTGGCGGTAGTGGCCAGCATGATTCACGCCTATTCAATTCCGGCGGGAGTAGAGGTAGCCCAGCGCGCCAAGGGCTATGTGAAGGGTATCTTCCAATGGCTGGTAAGGGCGCCATGGAAAGAGCCGGGCTTTGCCGCCCTGGCGGTTTCCCTGGTGATTTTCGGCTTCATCGGTGGCACCAGCGGCGTTATCCAGGGTACACTCCAGCTTAACTTGATTGCCCACAATACCCTGCGTATCCCCGGGCACTTCCACGCCACTGTCGTCGGTGGCACGACGCTGGCATTCATGGGGCTGGCTTACTACCTGGTACCACTGATGGCCAGCCGTCAGCTCGTGGGTCTCAAGTGGGCGAAGGTGCAGCCCTATATATTTGGCGCCGGAATTACCCTGCTGAGCCTCGGTATGATGTGGTCGGGCATTCTGGGTGTGCCCCGCCGCACCTGGGACATCAGCCCGGAGGGCGCCGCACTAGCCGCCCCG